GCATGGAACGGGTATCGTACTTTTTTCTGTCAACTTCCCTGAGGAGCTCCCGCCAGATCGTAGGATTACCGGTCATGGCCGTGACCTGTTCGCGTTCGATGATTTCCAAGCATTTCTGGGCATCGAACTCCCGGCTAACGATAAACGTCCCGCCGGCGTACATATAGGCCAAAAACCTGCTCAAAGCGGCGGTGTGGAAGAGAGGCATAGGGTAGTAAATCACGTCATCGGGCGTTGGACTCTGGATCTCGGTAGTCACGTTGATAATATTCCAGAGCAGAGACTTGTGCGTAAGAACCGCCCCTTTGGGAACGCCCGTTGTCCCCCCGGTGAAGAGAATGAACGCCTCCTCCTCTTCTTGCAGTTCTATGGCCCAATCTGATGGAGGAGGTTGAGCGATCAGCTCCTCATAGGATCGGGCAAAGGAGGGCAGGGGGGTACCGATGAAGATCCATTCCTTGACCTCTGGAAGACGAGGGCGAATCTGTTCCACCCGTTCCAGAAAATCTTGATGAAAAACAAACATCTTGCAGCCCGTAAAGCCCGCTTGATGTTGAATTTCTTTATCCAGGCCCCAGGCATTGAGCGGAACCGTTATGGCCCCTATTTTCAGGTGGGCAATGTAGGCTTCCATAAGCTCGATGGAGTTGAGGGAAAGGGTGGCGATGCGATCGCCCTTGCCGAGGCCCAAGTCAATAAGGGCTCTGGCGAAGCGGTTGGAACGTTCATTCAACTCCCGGTAGGTCCGCCGTTCCTCCCCACAAAGAATGGCGGTTTGGTGCGGATATTTCCGGGCATTGCGGACTACAGAATACCCAAGGGTCATTTCCATAACCTTATCTCCCCATGCTTTGTCCGCTCCCCAACAATCTCAATGCCGGTGTTTCGTGGTAGAAGTAGGTCGATTATGGTATTCCGGCAATGTTCCTGGCCAGATTTTTTTTGAACT
This window of the Deltaproteobacteria bacterium genome carries:
- a CDS encoding long-chain-fatty-acid--CoA ligase; its protein translation is MEMTLGYSVVRNARKYPHQTAILCGEERRTYRELNERSNRFARALIDLGLGKGDRIATLSLNSIELMEAYIAHLKIGAITVPLNAWGLDKEIQHQAGFTGCKMFVFHQDFLERVEQIRPRLPEVKEWIFIGTPLPSFARSYEELIAQPPPSDWAIELQEEEEAFILFTGGTTGVPKGAVLTHKSLLWNIINVTTEIQSPTPDDVIYYPMPLFHTAALSRFLAYMYAGGTFIVSREFDAQKCLEIIEREQVTAMTGNPTIWRELLREVDRKKYDTRSMRMYLSSQGILHPAMQQAIETRLFPNAQTYVSYALTEASPGVTILKPGDRPQEPASVGKPYMCTEVRIVDEQDQDLPVGEVGEIIIKGPTVMKEYFRNPEETAQTLRGGWLHTGDLGKYDADGFLYFVDRKKDMIKSGGLNIYSKEIEEVLARHAKIAEAVVIGIPDEKWGETVKAVVVVKDGETLTAEEVIHFCKQHLASYKKPTSVAFVESLPKSKFGGKVLKRELRGRFSQ